A stretch of the Gossypium hirsutum isolate 1008001.06 chromosome D07, Gossypium_hirsutum_v2.1, whole genome shotgun sequence genome encodes the following:
- the LOC107955916 gene encoding protease Do-like 9, whose translation MDAVVKVFCIHTEPNFSMPWQRKRQYSSSSSGFVISGRRVLTNAHSVEHYTQVKVKKRGSDTKYLATVLSIGTECDIAIVTVNDDEFWEGVSPVEFGELPALQDAVTVVGYPIGGDRISITSGVVSRIEILSYIHGSTELLGLQVDAAINFGNSGGPAFNDKGNCVGIAFQSLRQDEAENIGYVIPTPIIQHFIQDYEKNEAYTGFPILGIEWQKMENPDLRKAMGMKPEQKCVRIRRVDPTAPESEVLKSSDIVLSFDGVDIADDGTVPFRHGERIGFSYLVSQKYTGDCSAIEVLRNSEILNFNIKLTSSRRLIPAHNRGKPPSYYIIAGFVFTTVSVPYLRSEYGDNYEYEAPMNLLDKLYHATLQSPDEQLVVVSQVLVSNINIGYEDIVNTQVLALNGKPVANLWRLAEMVENCDDEFLKFDLEYEQIVVLRTMTTKAATPDILATHCIPSAMSADLKALRPWT comes from the exons ATGGATGCAGTGGTGAAGGTGTTTTGCATTCACACCGAGCCCAACTTCTCGATGCCTTGGCAGAGAAAAAGACAGTATAGTTCCAGTAGTAGTGGGTTCGTGATCAGCGGGAGAAGGGTTTTAACAAATGCGCATTCAGTCGAGCATTACACTCAAGTTAAAGTTAAGAAACGTGGGTCTGATACCAAGTACTTGGCTACTGTCCTTTCTATTGGAACCGAATGTGATATTG CAATTGTTACAGTTAACGATGATGAGTTCTGGGAAGGTGTGTCACCAGTGGAATTTGGAGAATTACCTGCTCTTCAAGATGCTGTAACTGTTGTTGGTTACCCCATTGGGGGAGATAGGATTTCTATAACAAGCGGAGTTGTATCACGTATAGAAATCTTGTCTTATATTCACGGGTCAACAGAGCTCCTTGGCTTgcag GTAGATGCTGCTATAAACTTTGGAAACTCTGGTGGGCCTGCTTTCAATGATAAAGGCAATTGTGTGGGAATCGCATTTCAGTCTCTCAGACAAGACGAAGCAGAAAATATAGGGTATGTGATACCAACACCAATCATCCAGCATTTTATCCAAGACTATGAGAAGAATGAAGCCTATACTG GATTCCCTATTTTGGGGATTGAGTGGCAAAAAATGGAAAACCCTGATTTACGTAAAGCAATGGGCATGAAACCTGAACAGAAATGTGTTCGAATAAGAAGAGTTGATCCCACAGCTCCAGAATCTGAGGTTTTGAAGTCATCAGATATTGTGCTCAGCTTTGATGGGGTTGATATTGCCGATGATGGAACGG TTCCTTTTAGGCATGGAGAACGCATAGGTTTTAGTTACCTAGTGTCACAAAAATATACTGGGGATTGTTCAGCTATTGAAGTTCTACGTAATTCTGAGATTCTAAATTTCAACATCAAACTTACATCATCCAGAAGGCTTATTCCGGCACACAACAGGGGCAAACCACCTTCATATTATATAATTGCAGGATTTGTGTTTACAACTGTATCTGTTCCTTATTTACGTTCTGAG TATGGGGACAATTATGAATATGAAGCTCCAATGAATCTATTGGACAAACTCTATCATGCAACGCTGCAGTCACCCGATGAACAGCTTGTTGTGGTGTCTCAG g ttCTTGTATCTAATATCAATATTGGATATGAGGACATTGTTAACACTCAG GTCCTTGCCCTTAATGGTAAGCCGGTGGCGAATTTATGGAGATTGGCTGAGATGGTAGAGAACTGCGATGATGAGTTTTTGAAATTTGACTTGGAATATGAACaa ATAGTAGTGCTTCGAACAATGACAACAAAAGCAGCTACTCCGGACATTCTTGCAACCCACTGTATACCATCAGCAATGTCTGCTGATCTCAAAGCATTGAGACCATGGacttaa
- the LOC107953550 gene encoding LOW QUALITY PROTEIN: protease Do-like 9 (The sequence of the model RefSeq protein was modified relative to this genomic sequence to represent the inferred CDS: inserted 2 bases in 2 codons) has protein sequence MDAVVKVXCVHTEPNFSLPWQRKRQYSSSSSGFVISGRRVLTNAHSVEHYTQVKVKKRGSDTKYLATVLSIGTECDIAMLTVNDDEFWEGVSPVEFGELPALQDAVTVVGYPIXGDTISVTSGVVSRIEILSYVHGSTELLGLQIDAAINSGNSGGPAFNDKGNCVGIAFQSLKHEDAENIGYVIPTPVIQHFIQDYEKNEAYTGFPILGIEWQKMENPDLRKAMGMKPEQKGVRIRRVDPTAPESGVLKSSDIVLSFDGVDIANDGTVPFRHGERIGFSYLVSQKYAGDSSAIKVLRNSEILNFNIKLTSHRRLIPAHNKGRPPSYYIIAGFVFTTVSVPYLRSEYGKDYEYEAPVKLLDKLLHSMLQSPDEQLVVVSQVLVSDINIGYEDIVNTQVLALNGKPVKNLRRLAEMVESCDDEFLKFDLEYEQIVVLRTKTAKAATPDILATHCIPSAMSVDLKA, from the exons ATGGATGCAGTGGTGAAGG TTTGCGTTCACACGGAGCCCAACTTCTCGTTGCCTTGGCAGAGAAAAAGACAGTATAGTTCCAGCAGTAGTGGGTTCGTGATCAGCGGGAGAAGGGTTTTAACAAATGCGCATTCAGTCGAACATTACACTCAAGTTAAAGTTAAGAAACGTGGGTCTGATACTAAGTACTTGGCTACTGTCCTTTCTATTGGAACCGAATGTGATATTG CAATGCTTACAGTTAACGATGATGAGTTCTGGGAAGGTGTGTCACCAGTGGAATTTGGAGAATTACCTGCTCTTCAAGATGCTGTAACTGTTGTTGGTTACCCCA GGGGAGATACGATTTCTGTAACAAGCGGAGTTGTATCACGTATAGAAATCTTGTCTTATGTTCACGGGTCAACAGAGCTCCTTGGCTTgcag ATAGATGCTGCTATAAACTCTGGGAACTCTGGTGGGCCTGCCTTCAATGATAAAGGCAATTGTGTGGGAATCGCATTTCAGTCTCTCAAACATGAAGATGCAGAAAATATAGGGTATGTAATACCAACACCAGTCATCCAGCATTTTATCCAAGACTATGAGAAGAATGAAGCCTATACTG GATTCCCTATTTTGGGGATTGAGTGGCAAAAAATGGAAAACCCAGATTTGCGTAAAGCAATGGGCATGAAACCTGAACAGAAAGGTGTTCGAATCAGAAGAGTTGATCCCACAGCTCCAGAATCTGGGGTTTTGAAGTCATCAGATATTGTGCTCAGCTTTGATGGGGTTGATATTGCCAATGATGGAACGG TTCCTTTTAGGCATGGAGAACGCATAGGTTTTAGTTACCTAGTGTCACAAAAATATGCTGGGGATAGTTCAGCTATTAAAGTTCTACGTAATTCTGAGATTCTAAATTTCAACATCAAACTTACATCACACAGAAGGCTTATTCCAGCACACAACAAGGGCAGACCTCCTTCATATTATATAATTGCAGGATTTGTGTTTACAACTGTATCTGTCCCATATTTACGTTCTGAG TATGGGAAGGATTATGAATATGAAGCTCCAGTGAAGCTATTGGACAAACTCTTGCATTCAATGCTGCAGTCACCCGATGAACAGCTTGTTGTGGTGTCTCAG GTTCTTGTGTCTGATATCAATATTGGATATGAGGACATTGTTAACACTCAG GTCCTTGCTCTTAATGGTAAGCCAGTGAAGAATTTAAGGAGATTGGCTGAGATGGTAGAGAGCTGTGATGATGAGTTTCTGAAATTCGACTTAGAATATGAACag ATAGTAGTGCTTAGAACAAAGACAGCAAAAGCAGCTACTCCGGACATTCTTGCAACCCACTGTATACCATCAGCAATGTCTGTTGATCTCAAGGCATGA